The following are encoded in a window of Deinococcus misasensis DSM 22328 genomic DNA:
- a CDS encoding FGGY-family carbohydrate kinase, translating to MPDLLLGIDVGTGSTKGVLTDLHGQVLKTHVVEHGVSCPHPGWAEQDADQVWWKDVIEVCQTLLNGAPYTGHDVLGVALSAIGPCLLPLDQQGRPLRPGILYGVDTRATQEIQELNTLIGEEHIYAFSQMTLTSQAVGPKILWLKKHEPEVWNKTHTFTTASSYLGFRLTGRHIMDRHTASHYMPLFDPQSGQWSQRYAEHLCPLSMLPDLGWSDEIAGTVTPEAASITGLKVGTPVTVGAVDALSEAISVGVVQAGDLMVMYGSTTFFILVQDQPTPDPRVWTVSGAFEGQINLAAGMATTGALTGWFRQNLTEKAPFSTLFEEASKIPVGSEGVMVLPYFSGERTPINDPLATGMYAGLGLHHTRGDLFRATLEGVGYGIRHNLETFQALGAKVNRVVAVGGGAQSRFWPQLVTDITGIPQILPRVTLGASYGNAFLAGLATKHLTLQDLEQWTSGQDLITPDPANHQRYSLFYPMYLDLYQQNRTWMHRMHGLL from the coding sequence ATGCCTGACCTGCTTCTTGGCATTGATGTGGGCACCGGAAGCACCAAAGGGGTGCTCACCGACCTGCACGGACAGGTGCTGAAAACCCACGTGGTGGAGCACGGAGTCTCCTGTCCTCACCCCGGTTGGGCCGAGCAGGACGCCGATCAGGTGTGGTGGAAAGATGTGATTGAGGTGTGCCAGACGCTCCTGAACGGTGCACCTTACACCGGCCATGACGTGCTCGGGGTGGCCCTCAGTGCCATTGGACCCTGCCTGCTGCCTCTGGATCAACAGGGGAGACCCCTCAGACCGGGCATCCTGTACGGCGTGGACACCCGGGCCACACAGGAAATTCAGGAACTGAACACCCTCATTGGCGAGGAGCATATCTACGCTTTCAGCCAGATGACCCTCACCTCACAGGCGGTGGGTCCCAAGATCCTCTGGCTGAAAAAACACGAGCCCGAGGTCTGGAACAAAACCCACACCTTCACCACTGCCAGCAGTTATCTCGGGTTCAGGCTCACCGGACGGCACATCATGGACCGCCATACCGCCAGCCACTACATGCCGCTCTTTGATCCCCAGAGTGGACAGTGGAGTCAGCGTTATGCAGAGCACCTCTGCCCCCTTTCCATGCTGCCTGACCTCGGTTGGAGCGATGAAATTGCAGGCACCGTGACCCCCGAAGCTGCGAGCATCACCGGCCTGAAAGTGGGAACCCCGGTCACGGTCGGTGCAGTGGACGCCCTCAGCGAAGCCATCAGCGTGGGTGTGGTTCAGGCGGGTGACCTGATGGTGATGTACGGCAGCACCACTTTTTTCATTCTGGTGCAAGATCAGCCTACCCCCGATCCCAGAGTCTGGACCGTCTCTGGAGCCTTTGAAGGCCAGATCAACCTCGCAGCAGGAATGGCCACCACCGGAGCCCTGACCGGATGGTTCAGGCAAAACCTCACTGAAAAAGCCCCATTTTCCACCCTCTTTGAAGAGGCCAGCAAAATTCCGGTCGGCAGTGAGGGGGTGATGGTGCTTCCCTACTTCAGCGGTGAACGGACCCCCATCAATGACCCTCTGGCCACAGGCATGTACGCCGGACTGGGCCTCCACCACACCAGAGGCGACCTGTTCCGCGCCACCCTTGAAGGGGTCGGATATGGCATCCGACACAACTTGGAGACCTTTCAAGCCCTCGGGGCGAAGGTGAATCGGGTGGTGGCTGTGGGCGGAGGAGCGCAGAGCCGTTTCTGGCCGCAACTGGTCACCGACATCACCGGGATCCCCCAGATCCTGCCCAGAGTGACCCTCGGGGCCAGCTATGGCAATGCTTTTCTGGCTGGACTGGCCACCAAGCACCTGACCTTGCAGGACCTTGAACAGTGGACCTCGGGTCAGGACCTGATCACTCCTGATCCAGCAAACCACCAGAGGTACAGCCTGTTTTACCCCATGTATCTGGACCTCTACCAGCAAAACCGGACATGGATGCACCGGATGCATGGACTGTTGTAA
- a CDS encoding anti-sigma factor domain-containing protein, which produces MTHPRDHLISYVLGELPAAERQAMEAHLLDCPVCRKKVLELQEGLETLVEALPEQKAPDVWAGIEAQTSGHPRKPPIPKPIWTRPAVLAASLLVLGLLGYGTVGFIQHYQATALVRHYVERAVRTETIRTKEGQEIARVIFREDGKALFVPVSKPPADRTYQAWGRVKGTPFSLGLTRGEPLEVQYVGFERVGLSMEPSGGSPKPTHPLGSVELL; this is translated from the coding sequence ATGACACATCCACGTGACCACCTGATCAGCTACGTGCTGGGTGAACTCCCCGCAGCCGAAAGGCAGGCCATGGAAGCGCACCTGCTGGATTGCCCGGTGTGCCGCAAGAAGGTGCTGGAATTGCAAGAAGGGCTGGAAACCCTGGTGGAGGCCCTCCCCGAGCAAAAAGCCCCGGACGTGTGGGCTGGGATTGAGGCCCAGACCTCTGGCCATCCACGCAAACCCCCAATTCCCAAGCCAATTTGGACCCGGCCTGCTGTGCTGGCGGCCTCCCTTCTGGTGCTGGGACTGCTCGGATATGGAACGGTGGGGTTCATCCAGCATTATCAAGCCACCGCTCTGGTTCGCCATTACGTGGAAAGGGCAGTGCGAACAGAAACCATCAGGACCAAAGAGGGACAGGAGATTGCCAGAGTGATCTTCCGGGAAGACGGCAAGGCGCTGTTCGTGCCGGTTTCAAAACCCCCAGCAGACCGGACCTATCAGGCATGGGGGCGGGTCAAGGGAACACCCTTTTCGTTGGGCCTCACCCGGGGAGAACCTCTGGAAGTGCAGTACGTGGGCTTCGAACGGGTTGGGCTCAGCATGGAACCCTCAGGGGGCAGCCCCAAACCCACCCATCCCCTCGGGAGTGTTGAACTGCTGTGA
- a CDS encoding RNA polymerase sigma factor, whose translation MDTETQLILKLSRGDEHALRDLYDLLKDRVYSLSLEMLKSPQDAEEVLQDTFVKLYHHAREFSPHIHAPRAFIYTIARRECLNRIRAQKARPQNAGLDLAEHDHLLSTPFADPENRVTVDHAMHHLNPLDQHLIHDSFFEGYTHDELSSRYRLPLGTIKTRLRRALSAMKKALEGK comes from the coding sequence ATGGACACCGAAACCCAACTGATTCTCAAACTGTCCAGAGGGGATGAACATGCCCTCAGGGACCTTTACGACCTCCTGAAAGACCGGGTTTACTCCCTGTCTCTGGAGATGCTGAAAAGCCCTCAGGATGCAGAGGAGGTGTTGCAGGACACTTTTGTGAAGCTGTACCACCATGCCCGTGAATTCAGCCCGCACATCCATGCTCCCCGCGCGTTCATTTACACCATTGCCCGTCGGGAGTGCCTGAACCGCATCCGCGCCCAGAAAGCCCGCCCCCAGAACGCCGGATTGGATTTGGCCGAGCATGACCACCTCCTTTCCACCCCTTTTGCAGACCCGGAGAACCGGGTCACGGTAGACCACGCCATGCACCACCTGAATCCGCTTGACCAGCACCTGATCCACGACTCTTTCTTTGAAGGGTACACCCACGATGAACTCTCCAGCCGCTACCGGCTTCCGCTCGGGACCATCAAAACCCGCTTGCGGCGTGCCCTTTCGGCCATGAAAAAAGCACTGGAGGGGAAATGA
- a CDS encoding NAD(P)-dependent alcohol dehydrogenase yields the protein MTQSIPDNPPTSTPQTMKAAVLHQIRDVRLEERPIPAPSAGNVRVRIKTVGVCGSDVHYFTHGKIGPFVVKEPLILGHESMGVVEELGPGVTHLKVGDRVTLEPGYPCRKCEHCKKGRYNLCPEMTFMATPPVNGAFVECVEWPADFAFKVPEGVSDDAAALIEPLAVGVWSVQRGGVKSGDAIVVYGAGPIGCTTLQAAKAAGATTLIAVDLEDYRLDLIRELGATHTINARHENALERIREITGRDLPESHAGADVVFETAGTLKTCQQSMLAARPGGVVVLVGLPPEPMVSLDIVSAASKEVDIRGIFRYANCYPAALQLVQEGRVNLDRMVTHRFRLEDTQKALQFADEFKHQSMKVMVDL from the coding sequence ATGACCCAATCCATCCCTGACAACCCACCCACAAGCACCCCCCAGACCATGAAAGCCGCTGTTCTGCACCAGATCCGAGATGTGCGCCTAGAAGAACGTCCCATTCCTGCGCCCAGCGCTGGAAACGTGCGGGTGAGGATCAAAACGGTGGGGGTGTGCGGTTCGGACGTGCATTACTTCACCCACGGCAAGATTGGACCTTTTGTGGTCAAGGAACCGCTGATCCTCGGGCATGAATCGATGGGGGTTGTGGAAGAACTTGGACCCGGCGTGACCCACCTGAAAGTCGGAGACCGGGTGACGCTGGAGCCGGGCTATCCCTGCCGCAAGTGTGAGCACTGCAAAAAAGGCCGCTACAACCTGTGTCCCGAGATGACCTTCATGGCCACCCCTCCGGTGAATGGGGCGTTTGTGGAGTGCGTCGAGTGGCCCGCAGATTTTGCCTTCAAAGTGCCAGAAGGGGTCTCAGATGATGCTGCGGCCCTGATTGAACCTCTGGCGGTGGGGGTGTGGTCGGTGCAAAGGGGAGGGGTGAAGTCTGGTGATGCCATCGTGGTGTATGGGGCAGGTCCAATTGGCTGCACCACTTTGCAGGCTGCGAAGGCTGCCGGGGCCACCACCCTGATTGCCGTGGATCTGGAAGATTACCGTCTGGACCTGATCCGTGAACTTGGGGCCACCCACACCATCAATGCCCGTCATGAAAACGCTCTGGAACGCATCCGTGAAATCACCGGACGTGATCTGCCCGAGAGCCATGCTGGAGCAGATGTGGTCTTTGAAACCGCCGGAACCCTGAAAACCTGCCAGCAGAGCATGCTGGCAGCACGACCCGGTGGCGTGGTGGTGCTGGTGGGCCTCCCTCCCGAGCCGATGGTGTCTCTGGACATCGTTTCTGCCGCTTCCAAAGAGGTGGACATCCGGGGGATTTTCCGGTATGCCAATTGCTACCCTGCGGCTTTGCAGTTGGTGCAGGAGGGCCGGGTGAATCTGGACCGCATGGTCACCCACCGTTTCAGGCTGGAAGACACCCAGAAGGCCCTGCAGTTCGCCGATGAATTCAAACACCAGTCCATGAAGGTGATGGTGGACCTCTGA
- a CDS encoding SDR family NAD(P)-dependent oxidoreductase → MNLFDLSGKVCIVTGGAQGIGYAISRDLISHGATVYIVDLNPEVGKEAARTLGAHFKTLNVTDSGQIATVFSEIVQEAGQVDVLVNNAGIVRNTPAENTPDAEWDTIMQVNLTGVFACCRTIGMHMLQRGQGSIINIASMSGIISNHPQPQAAYNTSKAGVIMLSKSLAGEWAAKGVRVNAIAPGYVATPLTKKGMETDEWREVWLSTIPMGRLAEPEEIGPGVVYLASQASSYVTGSVLTIDGGYTVW, encoded by the coding sequence ATGAATCTTTTTGACCTTTCTGGCAAAGTCTGCATCGTCACCGGAGGCGCACAGGGCATCGGTTACGCCATTTCTAGAGACCTCATCTCACACGGTGCAACGGTCTACATCGTGGACCTGAACCCCGAGGTTGGGAAAGAAGCAGCCCGCACGCTGGGTGCCCACTTCAAAACCCTCAATGTCACCGACTCTGGGCAGATCGCAACGGTTTTCTCCGAGATTGTGCAGGAAGCAGGGCAGGTGGATGTGCTGGTCAACAACGCCGGAATCGTGCGCAACACCCCAGCCGAAAACACCCCGGACGCCGAATGGGACACCATCATGCAGGTGAATTTGACGGGGGTGTTCGCCTGTTGCCGGACCATTGGCATGCACATGCTTCAGCGCGGACAGGGCAGCATCATCAACATTGCCAGCATGAGCGGCATCATCTCCAACCACCCCCAGCCGCAAGCCGCATACAACACCTCCAAGGCCGGAGTGATCATGCTCAGCAAATCTCTGGCCGGAGAGTGGGCTGCAAAAGGGGTGCGGGTGAACGCCATTGCACCGGGCTATGTGGCGACTCCCCTCACCAAAAAAGGCATGGAAACCGACGAATGGCGCGAGGTGTGGCTTTCCACCATCCCCATGGGTCGCCTTGCCGAACCCGAGGAAATCGGTCCCGGCGTGGTTTATCTGGCCTCGCAAGCCAGCAGTTACGTGACCGGAAGTGTGCTGACCATCGACGGCGGCTACACGGTGTGGTGA
- a CDS encoding zinc-dependent alcohol dehydrogenase family protein: MNLPSTMRAALITAPHTIEHQEVPLPEVGPDDVLIQVELAGVCGTDAHLLEGHFHAKLPLIPGHEIVGKVVALGGNVRGFSEGQRVVLDPDLNCGTCIMCQKGMRHQCLHYEAVGVTRAGGFAEYVVAPSNVVYDASDLAPEEAVFAEPLGCVAWGITRLKPEPGSTALLYGAGGIGLLLMQALKASGVSEIAVVDTQTERLNLARKLGADHTFLASEADEQIKALFPHGFDIVTEATGVAKVQQHMVQHAIPGGKILVFGVAPEDVTIEVSPYEIFRKDLTVLGSFSLNSTIPLALRWLRSGQVKVRDLITDTLPLSGLSEAIDQKIAARAGSIKAIVSPTLILEGAPS, encoded by the coding sequence ATGAACCTTCCTTCCACCATGCGTGCAGCCCTGATCACCGCCCCCCACACCATCGAACATCAGGAGGTTCCCCTGCCCGAAGTCGGCCCGGACGACGTGCTGATTCAGGTGGAACTGGCCGGGGTGTGCGGCACCGACGCCCACCTGCTTGAAGGCCACTTTCACGCCAAGCTTCCCCTGATTCCCGGCCATGAAATTGTTGGGAAAGTGGTTGCACTCGGGGGAAATGTACGCGGTTTCAGCGAAGGCCAGAGGGTGGTGCTCGATCCCGACCTCAACTGCGGAACGTGCATCATGTGCCAGAAAGGCATGCGCCACCAGTGCCTGCACTACGAGGCTGTTGGAGTCACAAGGGCTGGAGGATTTGCCGAATACGTGGTCGCCCCCTCAAACGTGGTCTACGACGCCAGCGACCTTGCCCCCGAAGAAGCGGTTTTTGCCGAGCCGCTCGGGTGCGTGGCGTGGGGCATCACCCGCCTGAAACCCGAGCCCGGTTCCACGGCCCTGCTGTACGGGGCAGGGGGAATTGGACTCTTGCTGATGCAGGCCCTCAAAGCCAGCGGGGTCAGTGAAATTGCCGTGGTGGATACCCAGACCGAGCGCCTGAATCTGGCCCGCAAACTCGGGGCAGACCACACTTTCCTGGCCAGTGAAGCAGATGAGCAGATCAAAGCCCTTTTCCCGCACGGCTTCGACATCGTCACCGAAGCCACGGGTGTGGCCAAAGTCCAGCAGCACATGGTGCAGCATGCCATCCCCGGCGGAAAAATTCTGGTGTTTGGGGTGGCACCGGAAGACGTGACCATTGAGGTCAGCCCCTACGAGATTTTCAGGAAAGACCTGACCGTGCTGGGCAGTTTTTCCCTGAACAGCACCATCCCTCTGGCCCTCAGGTGGTTGCGAAGTGGACAGGTCAAAGTGCGTGACCTGATCACCGACACCCTGCCCCTCTCCGGGCTTTCCGAAGCCATCGACCAGAAAATTGCTGCCAGAGCCGGTTCCATCAAAGCCATTGTCTCTCCCACCTTGATCCTTGAAGGAGCCCCATCATGA
- a CDS encoding FAD-binding dehydrogenase translates to MLETDIIVVGAGLAGLVAAFQAAQQGKKVILLEQEPECNMGGQAFWSFGGLFFVDSPEQRRMGIRDSLDLALRDWMTTAGFDRQEDHWPRRWAEAYVHFAATEKHRWLSKLGLRIFPIVGWAERGGALADGPGNSVPRFHVTWGTGPGVVELFERPVRQLADEGRITFKFRHRVTGLVKSGDTVTGVHGEILEDSAISRGESSSRTVVGDFQLKAQAVIVTSGGLGGNHDLVRRNWPTERLGPAPEFMVSGVPKHVDGQMLQVVEHSGGRIINPDRMWHYTEGLRNHSPIWPNHGIRVLPGPSSLWLDPHGNRLPVPLFPGFDTLGTLSHITRNRYPYTWFVLTRKIIAREFALSGSEQNPDLTSKSIQQTLGRLLPGVIPPVQAFMDRGEDFVVRDSLPELVAGMNALTGNNWLDPQHVLQVVLDRDRQLDNPFGKDAQVTYIRQTRAYLGDRLSRVAVPHRILDPRAGPLIAVRMNILTRKTLGGLETDLQGRVMHQSGTPVPGLYAAGEVAGFGGGGMHGYRALEGTFLGGCIFSGRIAGEWAAKDIL, encoded by the coding sequence ATGCTGGAAACGGACATCATCGTGGTGGGTGCAGGTCTGGCAGGTCTGGTGGCTGCATTTCAGGCTGCCCAGCAAGGCAAAAAAGTCATCCTGCTGGAGCAGGAACCCGAGTGCAACATGGGAGGTCAGGCGTTCTGGTCTTTCGGGGGTCTGTTCTTTGTGGATTCCCCCGAACAGCGCAGGATGGGCATCCGGGATTCTCTGGATCTGGCCCTCAGGGACTGGATGACCACCGCTGGCTTTGACCGGCAAGAGGACCACTGGCCCAGACGCTGGGCGGAGGCTTACGTGCATTTCGCTGCCACCGAAAAGCACCGCTGGCTCAGCAAGTTGGGGCTGCGGATTTTTCCGATCGTGGGCTGGGCCGAACGGGGTGGGGCTCTGGCAGACGGACCGGGCAACAGTGTGCCCCGTTTTCATGTCACCTGGGGTACAGGACCGGGCGTGGTGGAATTGTTCGAGCGACCCGTCAGGCAGCTTGCCGATGAAGGCCGGATCACCTTCAAATTCCGCCACCGGGTGACCGGACTTGTGAAATCTGGAGACACCGTGACCGGGGTGCATGGTGAAATCCTTGAGGACAGCGCCATCTCCAGAGGAGAATCCAGTTCCCGCACGGTGGTCGGTGACTTTCAACTGAAAGCACAGGCGGTGATCGTGACCAGCGGTGGCCTCGGCGGAAACCACGATCTGGTGCGCCGCAACTGGCCCACCGAACGTTTGGGACCTGCCCCAGAGTTCATGGTCTCCGGGGTGCCCAAGCATGTGGACGGTCAGATGCTGCAGGTGGTGGAACACTCGGGTGGTCGGATCATCAACCCGGACCGCATGTGGCACTACACCGAAGGCCTCAGAAACCATTCCCCGATCTGGCCGAACCACGGCATTCGGGTGTTGCCCGGCCCGTCTTCTTTGTGGCTGGACCCTCATGGCAACCGCTTGCCGGTTCCGCTGTTTCCGGGCTTCGACACGCTGGGCACCCTCAGCCACATCACCCGGAACCGGTACCCGTACACGTGGTTTGTCCTGACCCGCAAGATCATCGCCCGAGAATTTGCCCTCTCTGGCTCTGAACAGAACCCTGACCTGACCTCAAAGAGCATCCAGCAGACCCTCGGGCGGCTCTTGCCGGGTGTGATTCCACCTGTGCAGGCTTTCATGGACAGGGGAGAGGACTTCGTGGTGCGGGACTCCCTGCCAGAGTTGGTGGCTGGAATGAATGCTCTGACCGGGAACAACTGGCTTGACCCACAGCACGTCTTGCAAGTGGTTCTGGACCGGGACCGGCAACTGGACAACCCTTTCGGAAAAGACGCGCAAGTGACGTACATCCGCCAGACGAGGGCTTATCTGGGAGACCGCCTGTCCAGAGTTGCCGTTCCGCACCGGATCCTCGACCCCAGAGCAGGTCCCTTGATTGCCGTTCGCATGAACATCCTCACCCGCAAAACCCTCGGAGGACTGGAAACCGACCTGCAAGGGCGGGTGATGCACCAGAGTGGAACACCTGTTCCGGGCCTGTATGCAGCAGGCGAAGTCGCAGGTTTTGGTGGAGGGGGCATGCACGGATACCGGGCTCTGGAAGGCACTTTTCTGGGTGGATGCATTTTCTCTGGTCGGATTGCTGGAGAGTGGGCCGCAAAGGACATTTTGTGA
- a CDS encoding GNAT family N-acetyltransferase, with protein sequence MSLWNEKCILTGRTLDLVPLSETHAAGIFQHLDEDTTLYLSRGGPAETTLESLTEYIQNLNALPNRINWAVVMKSGEVAGRISYSELREADRWMEIGTMLTARFRGGTANPEAKMLLMERAFEVLDANRVHFKVDSRNARSLRSMEKLGAVREGVLRRYQVRPDGYARDSVMFSILKEEWPKVKAGLQTRIERAFKGSELQ encoded by the coding sequence ATGAGCCTCTGGAATGAAAAATGCATTTTGACTGGACGCACCCTTGATCTGGTTCCCCTCTCTGAAACGCACGCTGCAGGCATTTTCCAGCATCTGGATGAAGACACCACCCTTTACCTGTCCAGAGGTGGACCTGCAGAAACCACCCTGGAATCCCTCACAGAGTACATCCAGAACCTGAACGCCCTTCCCAATCGGATCAACTGGGCGGTGGTCATGAAAAGTGGCGAGGTGGCTGGGCGCATCTCTTACAGTGAACTGCGTGAAGCAGACCGCTGGATGGAAATTGGCACCATGCTGACCGCCAGATTCAGAGGAGGCACCGCCAACCCCGAAGCCAAAATGCTCTTGATGGAACGGGCTTTTGAGGTGCTGGACGCCAACCGGGTGCATTTTAAAGTGGACAGTCGCAACGCACGCAGTTTGCGTTCCATGGAGAAACTCGGGGCCGTCCGGGAAGGGGTGTTGCGAAGGTATCAGGTGCGCCCGGACGGATACGCCAGAGATTCGGTGATGTTCAGCATCCTGAAAGAAGAGTGGCCCAAGGTGAAAGCCGGGCTGCAAACTCGGATTGAAAGGGCATTCAAAGGCTCTGAACTCCAGTGA
- a CDS encoding MAC/perforin domain-containing protein, protein MTTQPETSTQTAPKFPNIEFLGRGYDLLLTDPLDYASSGVKATVIALQYQKSTTAQVESSSFRFPDGTQNAPDPGGTTSLTFQQMFRQTDYQSQFGETATISGGIPLIAKFSLSESYSQSFNQKSSTQSSTLYTWREVRLVTVNFTPALDDPPPMVMDTDFANAVGNLSTSSASDPTYQQFIQQFGTHYSTSVGFGGRAYQYTVVEATTFSSMVAQNIDIQAGASGAFDIFTGSASGSYNQQNTQNYQQATESSTTLKNFSGGRPFDDWDHWVSSVVDQPVPIALTLAPLSDLLTSTNFPNDANIGTKQGFLETAISNYLQANGAALANPQPLQSGSTQFYLVNANGQFLSRTQDPSESGNLAMVSNPTSSGAFMYNGPSPLAPDTFMALTNNTFGGHVDAAADGDQVVFTFASNNTYLQTQMVSVFNNPANPVSGLGTLPSSVMTGDQVYVLHKTAGAMQASGSQVLAQSNPTAGDPSLIWTVMVGSGD, encoded by the coding sequence ATGACCACCCAACCTGAAACCAGCACCCAGACAGCCCCCAAGTTTCCCAACATTGAATTTCTTGGACGCGGCTACGACCTGCTGCTCACCGACCCTCTGGATTACGCATCCAGTGGGGTGAAAGCCACCGTCATTGCACTGCAATACCAGAAAAGCACCACTGCACAGGTGGAAAGCAGCAGCTTCCGCTTCCCGGACGGCACCCAGAATGCACCCGACCCCGGAGGCACCACCAGCCTGACTTTTCAGCAGATGTTCCGTCAAACCGACTACCAATCCCAATTCGGTGAAACCGCCACCATCAGTGGAGGCATCCCCCTGATTGCCAAATTCAGCCTCAGTGAGTCTTACAGCCAGTCCTTCAACCAGAAAAGCAGCACCCAGAGTTCCACCCTCTACACCTGGAGGGAGGTCCGACTGGTGACCGTCAACTTCACCCCGGCCCTCGATGATCCACCCCCCATGGTGATGGACACCGACTTTGCCAACGCTGTGGGGAACCTCTCGACCAGCAGCGCAAGCGATCCCACCTATCAGCAGTTCATTCAGCAGTTCGGCACCCATTACTCCACTTCTGTGGGGTTTGGAGGGCGGGCCTACCAGTACACCGTGGTGGAAGCCACCACTTTCAGCAGCATGGTCGCCCAGAACATCGACATTCAAGCCGGGGCCTCGGGGGCTTTTGACATCTTCACCGGCAGCGCCTCTGGAAGCTACAACCAGCAAAACACCCAGAATTACCAGCAAGCCACCGAAAGCAGCACCACCCTGAAGAACTTCTCTGGAGGACGGCCCTTTGACGACTGGGACCACTGGGTGTCCAGCGTGGTGGATCAACCGGTCCCCATTGCCCTGACCCTTGCTCCGCTCTCCGACCTGCTGACCAGCACCAACTTCCCGAACGATGCCAACATCGGGACCAAACAGGGCTTTCTGGAAACCGCCATTTCCAATTACCTGCAAGCCAATGGTGCAGCTCTGGCCAACCCACAACCCCTGCAATCTGGCTCGACCCAGTTTTACCTGGTCAATGCCAACGGACAATTCCTGTCCCGCACCCAGGATCCCAGCGAGTCCGGCAACCTCGCCATGGTCAGCAACCCGACCTCCAGTGGAGCATTCATGTACAACGGGCCTTCCCCTCTGGCCCCGGACACCTTCATGGCCCTCACCAACAACACCTTCGGTGGGCATGTGGATGCAGCAGCAGATGGCGATCAGGTGGTGTTCACTTTTGCCTCCAACAACACCTACCTGCAAACACAAATGGTTTCGGTGTTCAACAATCCCGCCAACCCTGTTTCTGGACTGGGCACCCTTCCCAGCAGTGTGATGACCGGAGATCAGGTCTATGTGCTGCACAAAACCGCAGGGGCCATGCAAGCCTCTGGCAGTCAGGTGCTGGCCCAATCCAACCCCACTGCCGGGGATCCAAGCCTGATCTGGACGGTCATGGTGGGCAGCGGCGACTGA